From the Leptotrichia sp. oral taxon 221 genome, one window contains:
- the rpsB gene encoding 30S ribosomal protein S2: MAVITMKQLLEVGAHFGHQAKRWNPKMKPYIFTERNGIHILDLHQTLGATEKAYEFVREISAEGGKVLFVGTKKQAQEAVKEEAERAGGFYVNHRWLGGLLTNLETIKKRVQRLKDLEEMDADGTLDTAYTKKEAGLLRKEMAKLSKNIGGIKEMNELPAALFVVDIKKEFLALEEAKRLGIPVIALIDTNVDPELVTYRIPANDDAIRSVKLFAQVIANAAVEGNGGVEGVSEEVAPEEVVTEEVVEEVVTETENENTEA; this comes from the coding sequence ATGGCAGTAATTACAATGAAACAATTATTAGAAGTAGGAGCACATTTTGGACACCAAGCAAAAAGATGGAATCCAAAAATGAAACCTTATATTTTTACAGAAAGAAATGGAATTCATATTTTAGATTTGCACCAAACTTTAGGAGCAACTGAAAAAGCATACGAATTCGTAAGAGAAATTTCAGCTGAAGGTGGAAAAGTATTATTCGTAGGAACTAAAAAACAAGCTCAAGAAGCAGTTAAAGAAGAAGCAGAAAGAGCTGGAGGATTCTATGTAAACCACAGATGGTTAGGTGGATTATTAACTAACTTAGAAACTATTAAAAAAAGAGTACAAAGATTAAAAGACTTAGAAGAAATGGATGCTGATGGAACTTTAGATACAGCTTATACTAAAAAAGAAGCTGGATTGTTAAGAAAAGAAATGGCTAAATTGTCTAAAAATATCGGTGGAATTAAAGAAATGAACGAATTACCAGCAGCTTTATTCGTAGTAGATATTAAAAAAGAATTCTTAGCATTAGAAGAAGCTAAAAGATTAGGAATACCTGTAATCGCATTAATCGATACAAACGTAGATCCTGAATTAGTAACTTACAGAATTCCTGCAAATGATGATGCAATTAGATCAGTAAAATTATTCGCACAAGTTATTGCAAACGCAGCTGTTGAAGGAAACGGTGGAGTAGAAGGAGTTTCTGAAGAAGTTGCACCTGAAGAAGTAGTTACAGAAGAAGTTGTTGAAGAAGTAGTAACTGAAACTGAAAATGAAAATACAGAAGCATAA
- the tsf gene encoding translation elongation factor Ts — translation MAITTALIKELRERTGAGMLDCKKALQENGGDIEKAIDWLREKGIAKAAKKSGRVAAEGLVFAAVSEDRKKGAILEFNSETDFVAKNDEFKSFGEKLVDLTLNHDLTSEDELKAIEFEGKTVETHLTELIAKIGENMNIRRLKVVSTDGFIETYIHLGGKIGVLLNVEGEATPENVEKAKGVAMHIAAMDPKYLDKSEVTVEDLEREKEIARHQLTAEGKPANIIEKILEGKMRKFYEENCLVQQKYVRDDSVTIGEFIAPSTINSFDRFKVGEGIEKEEVDFAAEVAAQISGN, via the coding sequence GTGGCAATTACAACAGCACTTATTAAAGAATTAAGAGAAAGAACAGGAGCAGGAATGCTTGACTGTAAAAAAGCTTTACAAGAAAACGGTGGAGACATCGAAAAAGCAATTGACTGGTTAAGAGAAAAAGGAATTGCTAAAGCAGCTAAAAAATCAGGAAGAGTAGCAGCTGAAGGATTGGTATTCGCAGCAGTTTCTGAAGATAGAAAAAAAGGTGCTATCTTGGAATTCAACTCTGAAACAGATTTCGTTGCTAAAAATGATGAATTCAAATCATTTGGAGAAAAATTGGTAGACTTAACTTTAAACCATGATTTAACAAGTGAAGATGAATTAAAAGCAATTGAATTTGAAGGAAAAACTGTTGAAACTCATTTGACAGAATTAATTGCTAAAATTGGTGAAAACATGAACATCAGAAGATTAAAAGTAGTTTCTACTGACGGATTCATCGAAACTTATATTCACTTAGGTGGAAAAATTGGAGTATTATTAAATGTTGAAGGAGAAGCTACTCCTGAAAATGTTGAAAAAGCAAAAGGAGTTGCAATGCATATCGCAGCAATGGATCCTAAATACTTAGATAAATCAGAAGTTACAGTTGAAGATTTAGAAAGAGAAAAAGAAATTGCAAGACACCAATTAACTGCTGAAGGAAAACCGGCTAATATTATTGAAAAAATATTAGAAGGAAAAATGAGAAAATTCTACGAAGAAAACTGTTTAGTACAACAAAAATATGTTAGAGATGACAGTGTTACTATCGGAGAGTTTATTGCCCCTAGCACAATAAATTCATTTGACAGATTTAAAGTTGGAGAAGGAATCGAAAAAGAAGAAGTAGATTTTGCTGCAGAAGTAGCTGCACAAATTTCTGGAAACTAG
- the pyrH gene encoding UMP kinase encodes MLKYKRILLKLSGEALAGDKEFGFSNDVLESFARQIKEVHDQGVEVAIVIGGGNIFRGISGMEKGFDRVTGDTMGMLATIMNGLALQNSIENLGVPTRVMSALQMPQVAEPFIRRKAIRHLEKGRVVIFAGGTSNPYFTTDSSGALRAVEIHADVLAKGTKVDGIYDKDPMKFEDAVRYETVSYAEAISKNLKVMDTAALSLCRENEMPIVVFNALEEGNILKMAQGENIGTVVTD; translated from the coding sequence ATGCTTAAATATAAAAGAATATTATTGAAATTGAGTGGGGAAGCACTTGCTGGAGATAAAGAATTTGGATTTTCAAATGATGTACTTGAAAGTTTTGCAAGACAAATAAAAGAAGTTCATGACCAAGGAGTAGAAGTAGCTATTGTAATTGGTGGTGGAAATATTTTCCGTGGAATAAGTGGAATGGAAAAAGGTTTTGATAGAGTGACTGGAGATACAATGGGAATGCTTGCAACTATTATGAATGGGCTTGCATTGCAAAATTCTATCGAAAATTTAGGTGTGCCAACAAGAGTGATGAGTGCACTTCAAATGCCACAAGTTGCAGAACCTTTTATTAGAAGAAAAGCGATAAGACATCTTGAAAAAGGAAGAGTTGTTATTTTTGCAGGTGGTACAAGTAATCCGTATTTCACAACTGATTCATCTGGAGCGTTAAGAGCTGTAGAAATACATGCTGATGTGTTGGCGAAAGGAACAAAAGTTGATGGAATTTATGATAAAGATCCTATGAAATTTGAAGATGCAGTAAGATATGAAACTGTTAGCTATGCAGAAGCTATTTCTAAAAATTTAAAAGTTATGGATACTGCAGCACTTTCATTATGTAGAGAAAATGAGATGCCAATAGTTGTATTTAATGCTTTGGAAGAAGGAAATATCTTGAAAATGGCTCAAGGTGAAAACATTGGGACAGTTGTAACTGATTAA
- the frr gene encoding ribosome recycling factor — MLNTILAEAESKMEKSVENTKEKFSHVRAGRANVSMLDGVSVEAYGTPTPLNQVGTVSAPEARLLVIDPWDKSLIPAIEKTILQANLGFNPSNDGKIIRLVVPELTEDRRKEYVKVVKKEAEEGKVAVRNVRKDVNNKLRKLEKDSEITEDELKASEEKVQKSTDKYIAAIDTALAAKEKELLTV, encoded by the coding sequence ATGTTAAATACTATTTTAGCAGAAGCAGAAAGCAAAATGGAAAAATCTGTTGAAAATACAAAAGAAAAATTTTCACATGTAAGAGCAGGAAGAGCTAATGTATCTATGTTAGATGGTGTTTCAGTAGAAGCTTATGGAACTCCAACTCCATTAAATCAAGTTGGGACAGTTTCAGCACCAGAAGCTAGATTATTAGTAATTGATCCTTGGGATAAATCTTTAATTCCTGCGATTGAAAAAACAATTTTACAAGCAAACTTAGGATTTAATCCTTCAAATGATGGTAAAATCATTAGATTGGTAGTACCTGAATTGACTGAGGATAGAAGAAAAGAATATGTAAAAGTTGTAAAAAAAGAAGCTGAAGAAGGAAAAGTAGCTGTTAGAAATGTTAGAAAAGATGTAAATAACAAATTGAGAAAATTAGAAAAAGATAGCGAAATTACTGAAGATGAATTAAAAGCAAGTGAAGAAAAAGTTCAAAAATCTACAGATAAATATATTGCAGCTATTGATACTGCATTGGCGGCTAAAGAAAAAGAATTGTTGACAGTTTAG
- a CDS encoding PFL family protein, with amino-acid sequence MNLLPDEILETISMIDMQNLDVRTVTLGISLLDCIEHSAEKTAENIYNKIVKNGKHLVKYAEEVSSKYNVPIVNKRVSVTPIAIVGNATDTDDYTIFAKALDRAAKEIGIDFIGGFTALVDKGMTKGDINLINSIPKALSETDRVCSSVNVGSTKSGINLDAVKIMGKTVRELAELSADQDGLAAAKFVVFTNAVPDNPFMAGAFHGVENPDLVLNVGVSGPGVVRHVLSQIDKNAKIDEITEAIKKVSFKITRMGELVGKEVAAKLGVDFGIMDLSLAPTPAIGDSVGNVLEEFGLESVGAYGTTLALAILNDAVKKGGAMAASRVGGLTGAFIPVSEDQGMIDATSKGYLTLEKLEAMTCVCSVGLDMIAIPGDTPEAVISGIIADEMAIGMVNSKTTAVRIIPVPGKKAGDRVVFGGLLGEADIININSLDCSVLINRGGRVAPPIQALKN; translated from the coding sequence ATGAATTTATTACCTGATGAGATACTTGAAACGATAAGCATGATTGATATGCAAAATCTAGATGTAAGAACTGTTACATTAGGAATTAGCTTATTGGATTGTATCGAACATAGTGCTGAAAAAACAGCCGAAAATATTTATAACAAAATTGTAAAAAATGGTAAACACTTGGTAAAATATGCAGAAGAAGTTTCTAGCAAATATAACGTGCCAATCGTGAATAAAAGAGTGTCAGTAACACCTATCGCTATTGTAGGAAACGCAACTGATACAGATGACTACACAATTTTTGCAAAAGCATTAGACAGAGCTGCAAAAGAAATTGGAATTGACTTTATTGGTGGATTTACTGCTCTTGTTGACAAAGGTATGACAAAAGGAGATATTAACTTAATAAATAGTATTCCTAAAGCTTTGAGCGAAACAGACAGAGTTTGTTCATCAGTTAACGTTGGTTCAACAAAATCTGGAATCAATTTAGACGCAGTTAAAATAATGGGAAAAACTGTAAGAGAATTAGCCGAATTATCAGCTGACCAAGATGGACTTGCTGCAGCAAAATTTGTAGTATTTACAAATGCTGTTCCTGACAATCCATTTATGGCTGGAGCATTCCACGGTGTTGAAAATCCTGATTTAGTATTAAATGTAGGAGTTAGTGGACCTGGAGTTGTAAGACATGTCTTATCTCAAATTGATAAAAATGCAAAAATTGATGAAATTACAGAAGCAATTAAAAAAGTTAGTTTCAAAATCACAAGAATGGGAGAATTAGTTGGTAAAGAAGTTGCTGCCAAATTAGGTGTTGACTTTGGAATTATGGATTTATCTCTAGCACCTACTCCTGCAATTGGAGACAGTGTTGGAAACGTTCTTGAAGAATTTGGATTAGAATCTGTAGGAGCTTACGGAACTACACTTGCATTAGCTATCTTAAATGATGCCGTTAAAAAAGGTGGAGCAATGGCTGCTTCTCGTGTCGGTGGATTAACAGGAGCATTTATCCCTGTCAGTGAAGATCAAGGAATGATTGATGCAACAAGTAAAGGTTACCTAACATTAGAAAAATTAGAAGCAATGACTTGTGTATGTTCAGTTGGATTAGATATGATTGCTATCCCAGGTGATACTCCAGAAGCTGTAATTTCTGGAATTATCGCAGATGAAATGGCAATTGGAATGGTTAACAGTAAAACAACAGCCGTTCGTATAATTCCTGTTCCTGGTAAAAAAGCTGGAGATAGAGTAGTATTCGGTGGACTTTTAGGAGAAGCTGACATCATAAATATCAATAGTCTTGATTGTTCAGTATTAATTAATAGAGGTGGAAGAGTTGCCCCTCCAATTCAAGCATTGAAAAATTAA
- a CDS encoding ACT domain-containing protein, translating to MNNRIVVTVIGSDKTGIVANVSSKLSELKMNIIDITQKVFEDDIFAMIMLVEAGEHKDIKALQDEFKVFEEKIGVRVFLQHEEIFKTMHRI from the coding sequence GTGAATAATAGAATCGTAGTTACAGTTATTGGTAGTGATAAAACAGGTATTGTAGCAAATGTATCAAGTAAATTAAGTGAATTAAAAATGAATATCATTGATATTACACAAAAAGTTTTTGAGGATGATATTTTTGCTATGATTATGCTTGTTGAAGCTGGAGAACACAAGGATATTAAAGCTCTTCAAGATGAATTTAAAGTATTTGAAGAAAAAATTGGTGTAAGAGTATTTTTACAACATGAAGAAATTTTTAAAACTATGCACAGAATATAA
- the coaE gene encoding dephospho-CoA kinase (Dephospho-CoA kinase (CoaE) performs the final step in coenzyme A biosynthesis.), giving the protein MVVGLTGGIGSGKSTVSRILQKKGYPLIDLDKISHEVIEYPEVIEKLVKAFGEDILDENGKISRRKLGAVVFGNKEKLREINSIMHPVILAEMRRQVRLLEKINKIVFVEIQLLFEVKWEKEFDVILLVYVDRETQIKRVMERDGRTFEEVEKIINSQINLEDKKKKSDYVIDNTKKIEEVELEIEKILKELEV; this is encoded by the coding sequence GTGGTAGTTGGTTTAACTGGCGGAATTGGGAGTGGAAAAAGTACAGTAAGTAGGATTTTGCAGAAGAAAGGTTATCCTTTGATTGATTTGGATAAAATATCGCATGAGGTTATTGAGTATCCAGAGGTTATTGAAAAATTGGTGAAGGCTTTCGGTGAAGATATTTTGGATGAGAATGGAAAGATTTCTCGACGGAAATTGGGAGCAGTTGTTTTTGGGAATAAAGAAAAATTGAGAGAAATAAATTCGATTATGCATCCTGTAATTTTGGCTGAAATGCGAAGGCAAGTGCGATTATTGGAAAAAATAAATAAAATTGTATTTGTGGAAATACAGCTTTTGTTTGAGGTGAAGTGGGAGAAGGAATTTGATGTTATTTTGCTGGTTTATGTTGATAGGGAAACACAGATAAAAAGGGTGATGGAGCGTGATGGCAGAACATTTGAAGAAGTTGAAAAAATTATAAATTCTCAAATAAATCTAGAAGATAAAAAGAAAAAAAGTGATTATGTCATAGATAATACAAAAAAAATTGAAGAAGTGGAATTGGAAATTGAAAAAATTTTAAAAGAATTGGAAGTTTAG
- a CDS encoding LCP family protein — protein sequence MKNFFKLVILVIGILLIGWLCLPYNLLIIGSDARPWEEMKGTRADGLILVKVVPLLAKVDMISIPRDTYAEIPCEDNWKRDKITHSFAFGSVRDGKDGGRKCTIEAVENLLETKINYSVVFRFDDVINLTTLIGGVDIVANHTFTQDEQHFDEGKKYRISGERALAYTRHRKSDGAFERDGRQRQVMQEIIKKLVKPSGWKYIPRVYKYVNKRMEISANPIKALAVLPAILLKKDGITQKEITGDGKMMNGIYYFIPNEESLEKAKEDFSMDFNLGF from the coding sequence ATGAAAAATTTTTTTAAATTAGTAATATTAGTAATTGGAATATTGCTAATTGGATGGTTGTGTTTACCATATAATTTGTTGATAATTGGAAGTGATGCGAGACCTTGGGAAGAAATGAAAGGGACTAGAGCAGATGGGTTGATTCTTGTAAAGGTTGTTCCGTTACTAGCTAAAGTTGATATGATTTCTATACCAAGAGATACTTATGCAGAAATTCCTTGTGAGGATAATTGGAAAAGAGATAAAATAACGCACTCGTTTGCATTTGGGAGTGTGAGAGATGGGAAAGATGGAGGACGAAAATGTACCATTGAAGCTGTTGAAAATTTATTGGAAACAAAGATAAATTATAGTGTTGTATTTAGATTTGATGATGTAATAAATTTGACAACTTTGATAGGTGGAGTTGATATCGTTGCAAACCATACATTTACACAAGATGAGCAACATTTTGATGAAGGTAAGAAATATAGAATTAGTGGAGAAAGAGCGTTAGCGTATACAAGACATAGAAAATCAGACGGTGCATTTGAAAGAGATGGAAGACAAAGACAAGTAATGCAAGAAATTATAAAAAAATTAGTAAAACCAAGTGGTTGGAAATATATTCCAAGAGTTTATAAATATGTAAATAAAAGAATGGAAATATCTGCTAATCCTATAAAAGCGTTAGCTGTGTTACCTGCAATATTGTTGAAAAAAGATGGGATAACTCAGAAGGAAATTACAGGAGACGGAAAAATGATGAATGGAATTTATTATTTCATTCCGAATGAAGAATCATTGGAAAAGGCAAAAGAAGATTTTTCAATGGATTTTAATTTAGGATTTTAA
- the yihA gene encoding ribosome biogenesis GTP-binding protein YihA/YsxC, protein MRIKKADFVKSAVKEADYPEFNSIEFSFIGRSNVGKSSLINSLTGRRSLARTSKTPGRTQLINYFLIDNEIYFIDLPGYGFAKVPDTVKKDWGKTIETYLTSKRKKIVFLLLDLRRIPSGEDMEMLKWLEHYEVEYYIIFTKSDKLSNNEKFRQLKEIKKKLQFDNEDVFFYSSLKNTGREELTDFIYKRKEEYDKTGE, encoded by the coding sequence TTGAGAATAAAAAAAGCTGATTTTGTGAAATCTGCAGTAAAAGAAGCAGATTATCCAGAATTTAACAGTATAGAATTTTCATTTATAGGGCGATCAAATGTAGGAAAATCGTCATTGATAAATTCGTTGACAGGAAGAAGAAGTTTGGCGAGAACGAGTAAAACGCCAGGAAGAACACAATTAATAAATTATTTTTTGATAGATAATGAAATTTATTTTATTGATTTGCCAGGGTATGGATTTGCGAAGGTGCCTGATACAGTGAAAAAAGATTGGGGGAAAACAATAGAAACTTATTTAACTTCAAAAAGAAAGAAAATAGTATTTTTATTGTTGGATTTGAGAAGAATTCCTTCTGGAGAAGATATGGAAATGTTGAAATGGTTGGAACATTATGAGGTAGAATATTATATTATATTTACTAAATCAGATAAATTATCAAATAATGAGAAGTTTAGACAATTGAAGGAAATTAAGAAAAAATTACAGTTCGATAACGAAGATGTATTTTTCTATTCATCATTGAAAAATACTGGAAGGGAAGAATTGACAGATTTTATTTATAAGAGAAAAGAGGAATACGACAAAACTGGAGAATAA
- a CDS encoding DUF2207 domain-containing protein yields the protein MKILKKIKFFNILLTIFFVFSIFLNAESIKNYDVTVTINKDATLTVKEKIDYEFDGMRHGIYHDISLASKEKIDNLYKPYVKMLSVTRNGMKEKYRSQNFFDGVRYAIGDGFEEITGSNKYEIEYKIYNMLLRRRDAYQIYFNVIGKFWQMPIEKANVTIKMYDGEVIKEDEIAKFDVYSGEFGDSSNDYEVVKNFGKITINSTNQFDISNGITFWLNLKTDKISPTDFDTLKMLLVTNPVLVIGPALVILLIIYAFFSWAFFGKDPVKRAIVPEFNPPKDMSSMFVAYINGTRDPKEIINIGVLSLISKGFIKAVDKEGDGKNIEYLISRGKNREELFKEEKMLLETFFIEKNDTFQESEKLYIISNKILNYFSEIHEKVVYQKNLGFLMPFILSVTLIVLMAVIGNGFLQDVGFDENIFFAFIVLTFGIVIVEILISSVKIGSKIVFAVLAVVGVVIMIKSVVCSSIILMVLLIIFLIYSKLIGKYTNDIIKKKEYIKGMKLYLKTAEDSQIKKFNDVDEMANYFKRILPFAAALGILDDAIKLMQKSISLYGYEADYSYIVQKSHMSSYDNLSLRAKLYNRYNRGQEKIFQRNRSKF from the coding sequence GTGAAAATTTTAAAAAAAATAAAATTTTTTAATATATTGCTCACAATTTTTTTTGTATTTTCAATTTTTTTAAATGCTGAAAGTATAAAAAATTATGATGTAACAGTGACGATAAATAAAGATGCTACATTGACAGTAAAAGAAAAAATAGATTATGAATTTGATGGAATGAGGCATGGAATCTATCATGATATTTCGTTGGCTTCAAAAGAAAAAATTGATAATTTATATAAACCTTATGTGAAAATGTTGTCAGTAACAAGAAATGGTATGAAAGAAAAATATAGATCTCAGAATTTTTTTGATGGGGTGAGATATGCGATAGGAGATGGTTTTGAGGAAATTACTGGTTCGAATAAGTATGAAATTGAGTATAAAATTTATAACATGCTGCTTAGGAGAAGAGATGCTTATCAAATATATTTTAATGTGATTGGAAAATTTTGGCAAATGCCGATAGAAAAGGCAAATGTTACAATAAAAATGTATGATGGGGAAGTTATTAAGGAAGATGAGATCGCAAAATTTGATGTTTATTCGGGAGAGTTTGGCGATTCATCTAATGATTATGAAGTAGTAAAGAATTTTGGGAAAATTACTATAAATTCGACAAATCAATTTGATATAAGTAATGGAATAACATTTTGGTTAAATTTGAAAACAGATAAAATTTCACCTACTGATTTTGATACATTGAAAATGTTGCTGGTAACTAATCCAGTTTTAGTAATAGGACCTGCATTAGTAATTCTTTTGATAATTTATGCGTTTTTTTCTTGGGCATTTTTTGGAAAAGATCCAGTAAAAAGAGCAATTGTACCAGAATTTAATCCACCAAAAGATATGTCTTCTATGTTTGTTGCTTATATTAATGGGACGAGAGATCCTAAAGAAATTATAAACATAGGAGTACTGTCGTTGATTTCTAAAGGATTTATAAAGGCAGTCGATAAAGAAGGTGATGGAAAAAATATTGAATATCTGATTTCAAGAGGGAAAAATCGAGAAGAATTGTTTAAGGAAGAAAAAATGTTGTTGGAAACTTTTTTTATCGAGAAGAATGACACATTTCAAGAAAGTGAGAAATTGTATATTATATCAAATAAAATCTTGAATTATTTTAGTGAAATTCATGAAAAAGTTGTTTATCAAAAGAATCTTGGATTTTTAATGCCGTTTATTTTGAGCGTTACTTTGATTGTGCTAATGGCAGTTATTGGAAATGGATTTTTGCAAGATGTGGGATTTGATGAGAATATATTTTTTGCATTTATCGTGTTGACGTTTGGAATTGTTATTGTTGAAATTTTGATATCATCAGTGAAAATTGGTTCTAAAATAGTGTTTGCGGTATTGGCGGTTGTTGGAGTAGTTATTATGATAAAAAGTGTAGTTTGCTCTTCTATAATTTTAATGGTTTTATTGATTATTTTTCTAATTTATTCAAAATTGATTGGGAAATATACGAATGATATTATCAAGAAAAAAGAGTATATCAAAGGTATGAAATTGTATTTGAAAACTGCTGAAGATAGTCAAATTAAGAAATTTAATGATGTTGATGAGATGGCAAATTATTTTAAAAGAATACTTCCGTTTGCAGCAGCTTTAGGAATACTTGATGATGCAATAAAGTTAATGCAAAAATCAATAAGTTTATACGGATATGAAGCTGACTACAGTTACATTGTCCAAAAATCGCATATGTCTTCATATGACAATCTTTCTTTGAGAGCAAAATTATATAATAGATATAACCGAGGTCAAGAAAAAATATTTCAAAGAAATCGTTCTAAATTTTAG
- the prfA gene encoding peptide chain release factor 1, with protein sequence MFQKLDDVVLKHEELTKMLMDPEVISDPKKLMEYNKALNSIDEIVKKYTYYKSQKEEMESLKEDLKLEKDHEMKEMMLEEIHSIEEEIPTLEEELKILLLPKDPNDDKNVIMEIRAGAGGDEAALFAADIFRMFIRYAERNRWKTEIIEKNEIGVGGLKEVTFLIKGHGAYSRLKFESGVHRVQRVPATESSGRVHTSTITVAVLPEIDDVSEVEINPSDLKIDTYRSSGAGGQHVNTTDSAVRITHLPTGLVVTSQDGRSQIKNKEAAMKVLASKLYEMEYEKQRKEVESERRSQVGSGDRSEKIRTYNFPQGRVTDHRIKLTLHRLEAVLDGDLDEMIDALIAYDQAEMLKAVGDNE encoded by the coding sequence ATGTTTCAAAAATTAGATGACGTTGTATTAAAGCACGAAGAATTAACGAAAATGCTGATGGATCCTGAAGTAATATCAGATCCTAAAAAGCTTATGGAATACAACAAGGCTTTAAACAGCATAGATGAAATAGTAAAAAAATATACATATTACAAATCGCAAAAAGAAGAAATGGAAAGTCTTAAAGAAGATTTAAAATTAGAAAAAGATCATGAAATGAAAGAAATGATGCTTGAAGAAATTCATTCGATAGAAGAAGAAATTCCAACATTGGAAGAAGAATTAAAAATACTTTTATTACCTAAAGATCCTAATGATGATAAAAATGTTATTATGGAAATTAGAGCTGGAGCAGGTGGAGATGAAGCAGCTTTATTTGCAGCAGATATTTTCAGAATGTTTATTCGATATGCAGAAAGAAATAGATGGAAAACTGAAATCATTGAAAAAAATGAAATTGGAGTAGGTGGATTAAAAGAGGTAACATTCTTGATTAAAGGGCATGGAGCTTATTCTAGATTGAAATTTGAAAGTGGAGTTCATAGAGTGCAAAGGGTTCCTGCTACAGAATCTTCTGGAAGAGTACATACTTCGACAATTACAGTTGCAGTATTGCCAGAAATTGATGATGTTAGTGAAGTTGAAATTAATCCAAGTGACTTGAAGATTGATACTTATAGATCAAGTGGTGCAGGTGGACAGCACGTAAATACTACAGATTCAGCAGTTAGAATTACGCATTTACCTACAGGATTGGTAGTTACTTCTCAAGATGGAAGATCGCAAATAAAAAATAAAGAAGCAGCAATGAAGGTATTAGCTTCAAAATTATATGAAATGGAATACGAAAAACAAAGAAAAGAAGTTGAAAGTGAAAGAAGATCGCAAGTAGGAAGTGGAGATAGATCTGAAAAAATAAGAACATATAATTTCCCTCAAGGAAGGGTTACAGATCACAGAATTAAATTGACATTACACAGATTAGAAGCGGTGCTAGATGGAGATTTAGATGAAATGATTGATGCGTTAATCGCTTATGATCAAGCAGAAATGTTAAAAGCTGTTGGTGATAATGAGTAA